A genome region from Cryptosporidium parvum Iowa II chromosome 8, whole genome shotgun sequence includes the following:
- a CDS encoding hypothetical protein (with signal peptide containing protein with 2 cryptosporidium-specific paralogs), with protein sequence MMNKWIHFTVLLLIGLLVNNEKNSIFLHNKLNNIIESSYLNFPGFTKNPKLTINSEITHWILSSVPLSQIENLISQLESEIETLTTEFNKFKANSKSIRENYDKHQCQQEGTKKQKGNRCNTCEKRANAIKRLQLKMKELASKIVTYQLKLDKCKYRKSILKGEQVEKEVMYRPFTTHYQGKTLQEKADLQKRRKDKAHEREIRRNKRLLDAVNSGILTYNKHNLYIQSQKQREMDFQTLVISYFQPKSLILFTHKLLIIISQVLENLIQFDFKKCLDDLFQIKIEKIQKTLKSHYEKNTSSLNHLQTEKDNLTSAGKNDQYLETRINILKNTLNILNRSILYTQVLQTLCLYDLKTNNFISSSLPTICESENFLMLRKELDLSKQFNNITIKRLLDNFNQQLKISSTEINMDKDVYNKFKAIHNQIWPLLQFIYKKCVELRFTVNNEDLNLDFDEFLFPIVSRFPQEYYTKAIDSLSFNDFIIWFSSSNQINLANNLSMNMILVILEKILDFLKIYRYILNKIKNITKIETRNQYILKCSELKFQLNKLMSILTMHMIKTKEITITSKQFKTKIKSTDKDSLNQLISNDLKLINSTKQKTCNQTLLSLLYYRHLQLDLILENGRRFYKKNHGKNDDQTYIANLLKQN encoded by the coding sequence atGATGAATAAATGGATACATTTTACAGTTTTATTGTTAATTGGATTATTggtaaataatgaaaagaattcaattttccttcataataaattaaataacaTTATTGAATCATCTTATCTAAATTTTCCAGGATTTACCAAAAATCCtaaattaacaataaataGTGAAATTACACATTGGATTCTAAGTAGTGTTCCATTATCTCaaatagaaaatttaatatctCAATTAGAATCAGAAATTGAAACATTAACAACtgaattcaataaatttaaagcAAATTCTAAATCTATTCGAGAAAATTATGATAAACATCAATGCCAACAAGAAGGAActaaaaaacaaaaaggTAATAGATGTAATACATGTGAAAAAAGAGCTAATGCTATTAAAAGATtacaattaaaaatgaaagaaCTTGCTTCAAAAATTGTTACATATCAACTTAAACTTGataaatgtaaatatagaaaaagtATTCTTAAAGGAGAACAAGTTGAAAAAGAAGTTATGTATAGACCTTTCACAACTCATTATCAAGGTAAAACATTACAAGAAAAAGCTGATTTACAAAAAAGACGTAAAGATAAAGCTCATGAAAGAGAAATACgaagaaataaaagattattAGATGCTGTTAATTCTGGTATATTAACTTATAATAAACATAATCTATATATTCAATCTCAAAAACAAAGAGAAATGGATTTTCAAACTTTGGTAATCAGTTATTTTCAACCAAAAAGtcttattttatttacacataaattattaattataatttcacaagtattagaaaatttaatccaatttgattttaaaaaatgtttGGATGatttattccaaattaaaattgaaaaaatacaaaaaactttaaaatcACATTATGAGAAAAATACTTCAAGTTTAAATCATTTACAAACAGAGAAAGATAATTTAACTTCTGCTGGAAAAAATGATCAATATTTAGAAacaagaattaatattttaaaaaatactttaaatatattaaatagatCAATCTTATATACTCAAGTTTTACAAACGCTTTGTTTATATGATCTTAaaactaataattttatatcatcatcattacCAACAATATGTGAATCAgagaattttttaatgttaagaaaagaattagaTCTATCTaaacaatttaataatataacaATAAAGAGATTATTAGATAATTTTAATcaacaattaaaaatttcttcaacagaaattaatatggATAAAGAtgtatataataaatttaaagcAATACATAATCAAATTTGGCCATTATTacaatttatatataaaaaatgtGTTGAATTAAGATTTACtgtaaataatgaagatttaaatcttgattttgatgaatttttatttcctaTTGTTTCAAGATTTCCACAAGAATATTATACAAAAGCTATTGattcattatcatttaatGACTTTATTATATGgttttcatcatcaaatCAAATCAATCTTGCAAATAATCTTAGTATGAATATGATTTTAGttatattagaaaagattttagattttttaaagatatatagatatatattaaataaaataaaaaatataacaAAGATTGAAACAAGaaatcaatatatattaaaatgttcagaattaaaattccaattaaataaattaatgagTATTTTAACAATGCATATGattaaaacaaaagaaataacaataacATCTAAACAATTTAAGACTAAGATTAAATCAACTGATAAAGATTCACttaatcaattaataagtaatgatttaaaattgattaatagTACAAAACAAAAAACATGTAATCAaactttattatcattattatattatagaCATTTACAAttagatttaattttagaGAATGGTAGAAGATTTTATAAGAAAAATCATGGAAAAAATGATGATCAAACTTATATagcaaatttattaaaacagAATTGA